The Vicinamibacterales bacterium DNA segment TAGATCCACTGCGTGGACGGGCTGAAGGTGGGTTCGTTGGTGACGATGTTGACCGTGCCGGCCAGGGCGTCCGACCCATAGAGCAGCGTGCCCGCGCCGTTGACGATCTCGATGCGGCTGATGCTGTCGGTGGGAATCAGGCCCACCTCCGCGCCCGTGCGGTCGGTGGCCTGGCGCGCCGTGTTCAGTCGCTCCCCGTCCACCAGCACCAGCATGCGCGTGGAGTCGAGGCCGCGCAGGCGCGGCCGCACGCCGAACGGGCCGTTGCCCACCTGCGTGACGTTCGGCGCCATGGAGAGCGCGTCGCCCGTGGACAGGGGATTGGCCTGCTCGATGGCCGCCGCTCCCAACGATTCCACGTGCAGCGGGATCTGCTTGATCTCGCGCTCGGCGCGCGCGGCCGTCACGCTGACGGCGCTCGCGAACGACCCGAGCTCCAGCGTCAGGGTGAGGTCCACCGCCGCGTCGTCGGTATCGAGCGTCACCGTCCGCGCGGCTTCTGCGAAGGCGGCCCGCTCGACGAGCACCAGATAGGTACCGGCTCCCGGCGTCTGGATCTCGAAGCGGCCGTCCACTCCCGACTGCCCTTCCACTTCCTGGCCCGACGCCACCGACCGCACGACGACGCGGGCATCGGGCAGGGCCGCGCCGGTCGTGTCCGTGACCACGCCCCGCACGGTGGCCGCCGATGCCGGCAGCCCACCAAGAACCATCGCCACGAACGTTCCGAGAAGACGCGCACGCATGACTGGACTCCGCTTGTGCTCGGGCACGCCCGTCGGCCTGCCCTGGCGCGCCGTCGCGCGCCCTTGAACCCATTGATCTCACTCGCCCGCGTACACACGCGGGCGGCCGCTTCGGGACGGATCCCCGGCCGGGGAACGGTCTAGGCGACCGGCGGCGGGCGCGGCAGGAAGCGCGGCACGGCCGCGCGGCGCTCGCCGCTCACGGGCGGGAGGGCGGAGGGCACCCACGAGAGCGCGGGCGGGAGCGAATTGCGCGTCGTCAGCGCGAGCGCGGCCGCGACGAGCAGGCCGAGGCCGGCCACCGAGAGCAGTGCATGCGCGATGGTGGTGGCGGCTTCCGGCACGGCCGCCATGGAGAACCGATCCGCGTCGGCGGCCAGCGCCGGGCCGTGCAGCAGGGCGGCGAGCACCCAGATGGCCACCGACTGCCGGCCCAGGACCGGGATGCCGCGGTGCCGGCAGAGCATCAGGCCGGCGACGAGCGCGACGCCCAGCGCCCACCGGCCGATCGTCGCCGGGTCGGCCAGCTGGCCGCTCCAGGCCTGCTGGCCGAAGAGCCACAGGTGGAACGAGCCGAGCAGCGCGCCGACGGCGAATGCCGAGCGACGAATCACCGGCATATTCTAGCGGGACTTCGCCCCCGCTTACAGCTTTGTCGGTGGCGGAGACAGGCGGCCTCGCGGCAGGTGATGTCGGAACGTGCAGGCCGTTTTGGCAGAGCACCTGGCTTTCCGCGACACTGAGGGCGTCCTCCCCGATGTCCTTCGAGCCCCTCCCGTGCGAGGTCCTGGTGATAGGCGGCGGTCCGGCCGCCGCGACGGCAGCCCGGCTGCTCGCGCGGTGGGGTCGCGACGTGACCGTCGTGGCCCGTCCGGCCGGAACGGAGCCGGCGCTGCCCGAATCCCTCACCCCGAGTTGCGGCAAGTTCTTCGATCTCATGGAGATCCGGGAGGAGATCGACCGGCTCGGCTTCGTCCGGAGCACCGGCCATACGGTGTGGTGGGGCACGGCCGACACCCGGGCCGAGGCGTTCGCCGGCGGCGCCCAGGGCTGGCAGGTCTCGTCCACCCGCCTGTCCGAGTCCATGTTGGACCTGGCGGCCCGGGCTGGCGCCCGGGTGACGCGCGGCGCCCTGTCCGCGGAGGAGGCCCTGGCCTGGCCCGCGCGGTACCGCCTGGACTGCACCGGCCGCGCCGGGGTGATCGCCAGAGCCGTGGCCTCCCGCCGCTACGAGCCCGGGCACCGCACCGTCGCCCTCATCGGCACCTGGACCGGGCCCCCGTGGCCGCTGGCCGACCCCAGCCACACCCTGCTCGAGTCGTACGTCGACGGCTGGGCCTGGTCGATCCCGCTGGACGGGGCCACCCGGGCGATCGCCGTGATGGTGGACCCCAGGGTGACCGCCCTGTCGCGCGGGGACGGTCCGAAGGCCACCTACCTGGCCGAAGTGGCCAAGACGCGGCACCTGAAAGCCCTGGCCGCCAGCGCCGGCCTGGCCGGCGGGCCGTGGGGATGGGACGCCTCGATGTACTCGACCCCGGAGGTGGCCGGGGACGGGTGGCTCCTCGTCGGCGACGCCGGATCGTTCGTCGACCCGCTGTCGTCGGCGGGCGTCCGCAAGGCCATGGCGTCGGCCTGGCTGGCCGCCGTCACCGTGAACACGGCGCTCGAGACGCCCGGCCTGGCGGCCGCGGCCTTCGACGTCTTCTCCACCCGCGAGGCCGACACCTACCGCCAGTTCCTCGCGTTGACGCGGCGCTTCCTGGCTGACGCGGGCGGACCGCCCGGGGGCGCCCACCCGTTCTGGAGCGAGCGGAGCGAGGAGCCCGTCTCCGGCGACGCGCCGGCGGCGCCAGACCGCGCCAGGGTGGAGCAGGCCTACGAGGCGCTCCGGCGGTCGGTCGATCCCCGGCTCCGGCCCGGTCCCCGGGTGCGCGTGGAGGACCGGCCGGCCCTCGGCGAGCGCCTCATCACCCTGGAACCGCACGTCGTCACGGACGAGGACCTCGAGGGGGTCCGCTTTGTCCTGGACATCGACGTCGTGGCCCTGCTGCGCGCGGCAGGGAGGGGGACGGACGTGCCCGGCCTGCACGCGGCGTACGTCGAAGAAAACGGCCCGGCCCCGTGGCCGTCGTTCCTCACGGCGGTGGCCACGGCCCTGGCCCGGAAGTGGCTCATCTTTCCATGAGTTTTCGTGCTACAACTGACCGCTCATGGCCATGTCGAATACCCGAATCCCGGCCCTGGCCCTCGCGGGGGCCTGGGTGCTCGCGCTCGCCCTCCCAGCCGCCACGTCGGCGCAAACACCCGAGCAGCCTCAAGCGGCCATGGCCGCCCCGGAGACGGGCATTCCGGTCACCGACGACACCGTCCGCAAGGCGTGCGGCGGGTGCCACCGGCCCGACGACAAGCAGCAGATGTCGCGCATCTCCTTCCGCCGGACGACGCCGGAAGGATGGGAGCGCACCATCACGCGCATGATCTCGCTGAACGGCTTGAAGATCGACGCCACGACGGCGCGCGCCGTCGTGAAGTCGCTCTCGAACAGCCACGGCCTCGCGCCTGAAGAAGCGCGCCCCACCATGTACGAGGTGGAGCGGCGCATCGACGACGAACTGAACAAGCCGAAGGACCTGGCCGAGACGTGCGACGCCTGCCACAGCCTGGGCCGCATTCTCTACCAGCGCCGCACCGCGCCCGACTGGAAGCTGCTCATCGCCATGCACCGCGGCTTCTACCCGATCATCGACCGCCAGACGTTCCGGCGATCGGGCCCGCTGTCGCACGAGCGCGACGCCGAAGGCCGGCTCCCCGACGAGCGCCATCCGTCGGAGCGCGCCGCCGACTACCTCGGCAAGGCACAGGGCCTGGAATCGAAGGAATGGGCGGCGTGGACGGCCGCGATGCGGCCCGCGCGTATCGCCGGCGCGTGGGCGCTCTCCGGTTGGGAACCCGGCAAGGGCCCCGTGTACGGCACCGTGACGCTGACCCAGACCGGCGGCGCCACCGACGAGTTCACCACCCAGATCGCCTACACCTACGCCCGCACCGGGCAGCAGGTGTCGCGCGAGGGCCGGGTCACGATCTACACCGGGTTCCAGTGGCGAGGCCGGTCCACCATGGGCGGCGCGGCCGACTCGGCGCTCCGCGAGGTGATGTTCGTCGAGCCCGACTGGTCGAAGATCGAGGGCCGCTGGTTCGGCGGCGGCTACGACGAGCTGGGCCTCGACGTATCGCTGACGCGCATCGGCCGGGACTTCACCGTGGTCGGCCTGGATCACAAGGCGCTGAAGGCCGGCGGCAGCGGCCAGACGGTCAAGATCTACGCGGCCAACCCGCCGGCGTCGGTCACCGCGCGCGATCTGGACTTCGGCGCGGGCATCACCACCACCGCGGCCAGCCTGGCCGGCAACGTCATCACGGCCACCGTCGATGTCGCGGCCGGTGCGGCCGCTGGGCCGCGGACGCTCGTGGCCGGCACCACCACCGTGCCGGAGGCCGTGGCCGTCTACGAGAAGGTGGACTCGATCCGCGTGTCGCCGTCGTGGAACATGGCGCGCACGGGCGGCGTGGTGTTCCCGAAGCGCCTGGCCGTCTTCGACGCCTGGGGTTTCAGCAACGGCCCCGACAAGAAGCCGGGCACCGACGACGACGTCCGGCTCGACGCCGTGACGGCGCAGTGGAGCCTCGAGGAATACAAGGCCACGCTGAACGACGAGGACATCAAGTACGTGGGCGCCATCGACGCGGCGTCCGGTGTCTTCACGCCGAACGTGGAGGGGCCGAACCCGGAGCGCGTCGGCGAGCGCAACAACATCGGCGACGTGTGGGTGGTGGCGAGCTTCACGCCCGCCGGCGCCTCGGCGCCGCTCAAGGCGCGGTCGCACCTCCTCGTCGCGCCGCCTCTGTACATCAAGTTCGATCCCACGGTGACGCCGTGACGCCGGCCAGCCCCGCGGCGGAAGGCGTGGCCACGGCGCGTCGCCTGGCGGTGGCCGAATTCCACCCGTTCCAGTCGGGCGGCCAGCGCTTCGCGTACCTCGTGCCGAGCGCGGCGGTCTTCGCGTTCGACGACTGCTCGGCCGCCGTCGTGGAGCTCCTGCGCTCGGGCGCGCGGACGCCCGACGAGGTGATTGCGGCGCTGGCGGACCGGCACGGCTCGACCCAGGTGCGCGAGGCGCTGGTGGAGCTCCACCGCGTCCGGGCCATCGAGGAGCAGGCCGCGAAGGCCCCGGCGCCCAAGATCATCCCGCTGGCGCCGATGCCGATCCAGACGCTGGTCGTGAACGTCACGAACCAGTGCAACCTGAGCTGCGAGTACTGCTACGAGTACGGCGAGGACAAGATCGTCGACACCGAGAACGGCACCCAGCCGAAGTTCATGAGCGCCGAGACGGCCCGCGCGGCGGTGGATCTCGCGCTCAAGGAAGCCGCGCCCGGCAAGACGGCCCACATCACGTTCTTCGGCGGCGAGACCTTGATGAACTTCAAGGTGCTCAAGGCCACGGTGGGGTACGCCCGCGAGACGGCGGCCGCCCAGGGCAAGCAGGTGGACTTCAGCCTCACCACCAACGCGACGCTCCTGCAGCCGGACGTGATCGACTTCCTGGCCGACGAGCGGATCGGGGTCACGATCTCCATCGACGGCCCGCAGGACATCCAGGACAAGTTCCGGGTGTTCAGCAACGGGCAGGGCAGCTACGACATGGCGGCGCCCAAGATCAAGGCGCTGCTCAAGCGGCACACGAAGCGCCCGATCGGCGCGCGCGTCACGCTCACGCGGCAGACGCTCGACGTGAAGCGCATCTACGCCCACCTCTTCGAGGACATGGGCTTCTGGGAAGTGGGCTTCGCGCCGGTGACGACGGCGCCGCAGCGCGGCCACGCCATCAGCGACGGCGGCTACGACCACCTCCTGGCCCAGTTCCGGGCGCTGGCCGCCGACTGGCTGGACGCCACGCTGCAGGGCAGGCACCACGGGTTCTCGAACGTCCGTGAGACGCTGCAGGAGATCCACTACGGCCACGCGAAGGCCTACCCGTGCGGCGCCGGCATCGGCCTGCTCGGCGTGGCCACGGACGGCGAGGTCTCGCTGTGCCACCGCTTCGCCGGCTCGGACGGCCACCGCTTCGGATCGGTCACCGAGGGCATCGACCGGACGAAGCAGGCGCAGTTCCTCGAGGATCACCACATCGCCCACAAGACCGACTGCAGCCAGTGCTGGGCGCGCCCGATCTGCGGCGGCGGCTGCTACCACGAGGCGCACACGCGCTACGGCGACACGACGCGCCCGAACCTGCACTACTGCGAGTGGATCCGCGGCTGGACCCACACGTGCCTGGAGATCTACGGCGAGCTCGCCGTGAAGAACCCCGCGTTCCTGAAGCAATTCGACGGAGACGACGATGAAGCACCTCAGCGCCATTAACAGGAAGGCCGCGCGCATCGTGGGCGTGACCGAGCCAGACGTCGTGGGCCTGCAGCAGCAGGGACCGCCGCAGCAGCCTCAGGGGCCGCACATCCCGGCGGGCTGCTCGACGGTCTTCTCGCCGGGCTGGGAGGCCGACCGCGCGGGCGGCACCGCCGGGCTCTGCTCGCCGGTGGAGCGCGATCTCTTCGACTGCCACATGGGCTGCTTCTGGCCGGCCCACGTGCCCGATCAGCTCAATCACGCGCCCGACTGGACGGCCAAGTGCGCCGTGGCCCAGAAGGACTGGCGCAAGATCGACCTCGTGTTCCCGGGATGAGGCACGCCATGCGCCGTCACCTGACCCTCGCGGCCCTCGCGGCCGCCGCCGCCGTGGCCCTGGCGCCGCCGGTGTCCGCCCAACGCCGGGGCGCCAGGACGCCCATGGCGACGGCCGGCGACGGCACGCTCTACATCGGGACCTACAAGGGCGAGATCGAGATCTACGACGAGGCCGCCGAGAAGCTCGAGGGCACGATCAAGCTGAAGACGGGCATTCCGCGGTCGATCACGCCGTCGCCGGACCGCACCCGCTTCTACGCGCTGAACTCGTGGTTCGAGGAGATCGAGGTCATCGACATCGCCACGCGCGCCACCCTGGACAGCTTCAAGCTGTCGCAGGGCAACAAGCGCGTCCGCGTGAACAGCCTCGTGCCGAGCCCCGACAACACGTCGCTGATCCTGCTCTACAAGACGGCCACCAAGCTCATCGACCGCTGGGAGATCGGGGCGCCGACGATCCAGGTGTTCGACCTGGCCAGCAAGCAGTTCACCAAGGTCCTGCCCTGGCCGAAGGGAGAGCCCCGCGAGCGGCTCGACATGCGCTTCGGGCCCGACGGCAAGCACCTGTACCTGTTCGGCGACGACGTGACGGTGCTGGAGACCGCGAACTTCACCCAGGTGGGCTCGTGGCCGTACGCGCAGCCCGAGGAGGACGGCCTGGGCCGTATCAACCTCGGCCCGTCGTTCGACTTCTTCGATCCGCCCGGCACCTTCACGGGCCTCTTCACCATGCAGGACGCCATCGAGCACCGCCGGCTGATGGGCATCGGCCGCGTGGATCTCGAAGCCCGGAAGGTCACCTTCGATCCGCTGGGGCCGGCCTCGCCGGTGGGGGCGTTCGCGAAGTCGCCGGACGGCAAGCGCGCCTACGGCCTCATCCAGGACATCGGCCACTACGAGATGTGGACGTTCGACCTGGAGCACAACCAGGTCATCAAGCGCACCGAGTTCGAGGGGCGGCCGCGCATGGGCCTGCGCGTCAGCTCGAACGGCAAGTTCGTCTACGTGTACGTGGCCGGGGCGACGGTGGATCTGTGGGACGCCGAGACGCACACCTACGTCCGCACGCTGCGGCTCGGCGCCGACCAGACGACCGAGCTCTTCGTGGTGCCGTCGAAGACGGGCGCCTCGAAGCCGACGGCGGAGGGCCGCTGACCCGCCGCCACGCGGCGCCCCGCGCCGCCGGAGTCCGACCGTGACGTCCCGAGCGCCCGACGCCGACCTGCGTCGGGCGTTCGCGTTCCTGCGCCCGTACTGGCGCCGGCTGGTGCTGGTGATGGTCATCAGCCTGCTCAGCACGGCGATGTCGCTGGCCACGCCGTACCTCACGAAGGACCTCGTCGACCGCGCCCTCATCGGCCGGAACCTGGCCGCGCTGTGGCGCATCGTCGGCATCTTCGCGGCGCTGGGCCTCGGCTCCTACGTGCTGAACGTGGTGAGCGGCCTGCGCTACACGCGCGTGTCCGCCGAGGTGCTCTTCGACATGCGCCTGGCCGTGTACGCCCACCTCCAGCGGCTGTCGCCCCGCTTCTTCGCGCGTACGCGCCTGGGCGACATCGTGTCGCGCCTGAACAGCGACATCGGCGAGATCCAGCGCGTGGCGGCCGAAGCCGCGCTGGCCTGGGTGGGGAACGTCCTGTTCCTGGCCGGCTGCCTGGTCATGCTGCTGTGGCTCGACTGGCGGATGGCGCTGCTGTCCTTCGCGCTCACGCCGCTCAGCCTGTGGACGCTCGTGCACTACCGCCGCCGGCTCGAGGGGCGCGTGGCCGACCTGCGCCAGCGCAGCGCCGACATCGGCAGCTTCCTGATCGAGACGCTGCAGGCGACGACGCTCGTCGTGACGTCGAACGCCGAGGCGCGCGAGCGGTCGCGCTTCGCCTCGCTGAACGACCGCTTCGTGGACGCGTTGATGGGCATGCAGCGGCTGAGCTACCTGGCCGGCGGGCTGCCGGGGCTCATCGGCTCGCTGGGCGCCTCGGCGGTCTTCCTCTACGGCGGCGCGCGCGTGGTGGGCGGCACGCTGACGCTGGGCACGTTCGCCGCGTTCCTGGCCTACCAGATGCGGATCATGGCGCCCATCCAGGCGCTGATGGGCCTCTACACGTCACTGGCGACGGCCAAGGTGTCGTGGCGGCGCGTGCTGCAGCTCCTCGACGCGCCCGTGGACGTGGAGGAAGCGGCCGCCCCGCGGCCCATCGACCACGTGCACGGATCGCTCGTCTTCGAGCACGTGTCCCTCACGACCGAACGCGGGCTGGCCGTGCT contains these protein-coding regions:
- a CDS encoding tryptophan 7-halogenase produces the protein MSFEPLPCEVLVIGGGPAAATAARLLARWGRDVTVVARPAGTEPALPESLTPSCGKFFDLMEIREEIDRLGFVRSTGHTVWWGTADTRAEAFAGGAQGWQVSSTRLSESMLDLAARAGARVTRGALSAEEALAWPARYRLDCTGRAGVIARAVASRRYEPGHRTVALIGTWTGPPWPLADPSHTLLESYVDGWAWSIPLDGATRAIAVMVDPRVTALSRGDGPKATYLAEVAKTRHLKALAASAGLAGGPWGWDASMYSTPEVAGDGWLLVGDAGSFVDPLSSAGVRKAMASAWLAAVTVNTALETPGLAAAAFDVFSTREADTYRQFLALTRRFLADAGGPPGGAHPFWSERSEEPVSGDAPAAPDRARVEQAYEALRRSVDPRLRPGPRVRVEDRPALGERLITLEPHVVTDEDLEGVRFVLDIDVVALLRAAGRGTDVPGLHAAYVEENGPAPWPSFLTAVATALARKWLIFP
- the peaA gene encoding quinohemoprotein amine dehydrogenase subunit alpha gives rise to the protein MSNTRIPALALAGAWVLALALPAATSAQTPEQPQAAMAAPETGIPVTDDTVRKACGGCHRPDDKQQMSRISFRRTTPEGWERTITRMISLNGLKIDATTARAVVKSLSNSHGLAPEEARPTMYEVERRIDDELNKPKDLAETCDACHSLGRILYQRRTAPDWKLLIAMHRGFYPIIDRQTFRRSGPLSHERDAEGRLPDERHPSERAADYLGKAQGLESKEWAAWTAAMRPARIAGAWALSGWEPGKGPVYGTVTLTQTGGATDEFTTQIAYTYARTGQQVSREGRVTIYTGFQWRGRSTMGGAADSALREVMFVEPDWSKIEGRWFGGGYDELGLDVSLTRIGRDFTVVGLDHKALKAGGSGQTVKIYAANPPASVTARDLDFGAGITTTAASLAGNVITATVDVAAGAAAGPRTLVAGTTTVPEAVAVYEKVDSIRVSPSWNMARTGGVVFPKRLAVFDAWGFSNGPDKKPGTDDDVRLDAVTAQWSLEEYKATLNDEDIKYVGAIDAASGVFTPNVEGPNPERVGERNNIGDVWVVASFTPAGASAPLKARSHLLVAPPLYIKFDPTVTP
- the peaB gene encoding quinohemoprotein amine dehydrogenase maturation protein, translated to MTPASPAAEGVATARRLAVAEFHPFQSGGQRFAYLVPSAAVFAFDDCSAAVVELLRSGARTPDEVIAALADRHGSTQVREALVELHRVRAIEEQAAKAPAPKIIPLAPMPIQTLVVNVTNQCNLSCEYCYEYGEDKIVDTENGTQPKFMSAETARAAVDLALKEAAPGKTAHITFFGGETLMNFKVLKATVGYARETAAAQGKQVDFSLTTNATLLQPDVIDFLADERIGVTISIDGPQDIQDKFRVFSNGQGSYDMAAPKIKALLKRHTKRPIGARVTLTRQTLDVKRIYAHLFEDMGFWEVGFAPVTTAPQRGHAISDGGYDHLLAQFRALAADWLDATLQGRHHGFSNVRETLQEIHYGHAKAYPCGAGIGLLGVATDGEVSLCHRFAGSDGHRFGSVTEGIDRTKQAQFLEDHHIAHKTDCSQCWARPICGGGCYHEAHTRYGDTTRPNLHYCEWIRGWTHTCLEIYGELAVKNPAFLKQFDGDDDEAPQRH
- the qhpC gene encoding quinohemoprotein amine dehydrogenase subunit gamma — encoded protein: MKHLSAINRKAARIVGVTEPDVVGLQQQGPPQQPQGPHIPAGCSTVFSPGWEADRAGGTAGLCSPVERDLFDCHMGCFWPAHVPDQLNHAPDWTAKCAVAQKDWRKIDLVFPG
- a CDS encoding ABC transporter ATP-binding protein, giving the protein MTSRAPDADLRRAFAFLRPYWRRLVLVMVISLLSTAMSLATPYLTKDLVDRALIGRNLAALWRIVGIFAALGLGSYVLNVVSGLRYTRVSAEVLFDMRLAVYAHLQRLSPRFFARTRLGDIVSRLNSDIGEIQRVAAEAALAWVGNVLFLAGCLVMLLWLDWRMALLSFALTPLSLWTLVHYRRRLEGRVADLRQRSADIGSFLIETLQATTLVVTSNAEARERSRFASLNDRFVDALMGMQRLSYLAGGLPGLIGSLGASAVFLYGGARVVGGTLTLGTFAAFLAYQMRIMAPIQALMGLYTSLATAKVSWRRVLQLLDAPVDVEEAAAPRPIDHVHGSLVFEHVSLTTERGLAVLDDLSLDVAPGTSVAIVGASGSGKSTLAYLLLRLLDPDTGRILLDGQDLKTLRLADLRRHVVLVEQEPTLLNASIAENIRYAKPDAADAEVARAGEAAGLTSFLARTAQGYATVVGERGQQVSAGERQRIALARAFLLAPSVLVLDEPTAALDPVAERQIVDGYRAVMRGRTTVIISHRVAVAETADQIVVLDGARVAEVGTPRALAASGGAYARLFATAGRVTA